From a region of the Fusobacterium sp. FSA-380-WT-3A genome:
- a CDS encoding GNAT family N-acetyltransferase, whose product MKIRLSTKDDLKDIIRIINQAKVYMKNNNFNQWNENYPNEEIISKDIYLKESYVLIDDEKIVGTFVLSFTDEISYKNIYNGKWKTNNPYGILHRVAIDNLYKGKGIAKLILDFSEKEALKKEIKNFRIDTHKENKSMRKFIEKNGFEYCGIILVEDGTERVAYEKKL is encoded by the coding sequence ATGAAAATAAGATTATCTACAAAAGATGATTTAAAAGATATTATAAGAATAATAAATCAAGCTAAAGTATATATGAAAAATAATAATTTTAATCAATGGAATGAAAATTATCCTAATGAGGAAATTATTTCTAAAGATATTTACTTGAAAGAAAGTTATGTTTTAATTGATGATGAAAAGATTGTAGGGACTTTTGTTTTATCCTTTACAGATGAAATTAGTTATAAAAATATTTATAATGGAAAGTGGAAAACCAATAATCCTTATGGGATTTTACATAGAGTGGCTATAGATAATTTATATAAAGGTAAAGGAATAGCAAAATTAATTTTAGATTTTTCAGAAAAAGAAGCTCTAAAAAAAGAAATAAAAAATTTTAGAATAGATACTCACAAAGAAAATAAATCTATGAGAAAATTTATTGAGAAAAATGGTTTTGAATATTGTGGTATTATTTTAGTGGAAGATGGTACAGAAAGAGTTGCTTATGAAAAAAAATTATAA